TATAATTTATAGAGCCAACCTCTGAACCCAAATCGGAATAAGATAATTTGCGGCTTAAAAAATCACGAACATAAATACAATTTGGGTTTTTTATTACTACCCTCTTATATTGAGCTGATGAAAGCGAAAATAAATTACTTGAAATTTCTGCTGACGATATTTCTCTTGGAACTGCTGTATATCTCATAGTTACTTCGCCTTAATAAATAGGTCTTGCAATGTTTTTTCCTGTGATTTGCACCATTCTCTAAATTCGCAAATTGTAGATGAAAATTCTTCATTCAGAATTGGCTTGCCTTCTCGGTCAATCTCTACATCAAAGTTTGTGTAATTAATTTTGTAAAGAGGTTCAAATTTCTTTACTCGTTTAGTAGTCCGTATTTCGTAACCTATTTTTTGAATGTCTTTAAAAAAGATTTTATAGCCGTTTATTTTTAGCTTCTGCAATTCTTTTGGTATTGGTTTATACCCAACAAGCAGGGTTATATTAACTCCTGTTTCAGCAAACACATTTGCTGGCAAATCAAAAATTGCCACTATACGCATATTTTCCATAATCCATTCTCTTGCTTTTTGCCAACGGTCTATTGAGGCAATTGAATTTGAAAGGACAATCCCCAATCTCCCATTGTCTGCTAAAATGCGATAAGCATTTTCAAGAAATATCAAACCCTTATCCATCCAGTCGCCTGTACGTGCAATATTCCAGAGTTCATAACACTCTGCTAATTCTTTTTCAGACGGAGTTTTAGGACGCCAAGCTCTATCTTCACCAAAAGGCGGATTAGTTAAAACAACATCAAATTTTTTTAGTTTTAGATTGTCTTTGCGATTGTCCCAGTTACCATTTTTGTTGTGTTGCGGAACAAGTTCAAGTAAATCACCTTTATGGTCAAACTTGTGAAGAATAGAGCCGTGACCTGGCTCGGATTTTAATTTTGCATTGCCATCACCGTTCAATAACATATTCAGTGTTGCCAACATTATCATTTGAGGGTCAATTTCCATCCCGAAAATATTATTGTCGTCAAGTTTGCTATCTGAATTTACATACGAAACAGAAAGAAAGTCGGCAATGCCAACAGTCGGGTCAATAACAGTTTCACCATTTCTTGGATTTACGATGCTAACCCAGTAG
The window above is part of the Nitrospiria bacterium genome. Proteins encoded here:
- a CDS encoding N-6 DNA methylase, which produces AISFCRYTEVWPIGQKYFKSKNCTLKEKPIFLYKLEQATHSTLGHYWVSIVNPRNGETVIDPTVGIADFLSVSYVNSDSKLDDNNIFGMEIDPQMIMLATLNMLLNGDGNAKLKSEPGHGSILHKFDHKGDLLELVPQHNKNGNWDNRKDNLKLKKFDVVLTNPPFGEDRAWRPKTPSEKELAECYELWNIARTGDWMDKGLIFLENAYRILADNGRLGIVLSNSIASIDRWQKAREWIMENMRIVAIFDLPANVFAETGVNITLLVGYKPIPKELQKLKINGYKIFFKDIQKIGYEIRTTKRVKKFEPLYKINYTNFDVEIDREGKPILNEEFSSTICEFREWCKSQEKTLQDLFIKAK